The proteins below are encoded in one region of Paenibacillus albus:
- a CDS encoding FMN-binding glutamate synthase family protein, producing the protein MVTTILVSALLIIIVLPIVIFFGYMYSLSKKAKHSILRSHPFLGWMRYLLEKVGPEFRQYWFDSDTEGKPFSRADFVGLVYAAKYRTDLISFGGRRDYEKPGFYISNAMFPKLTSELKVDNNELVQGKKYVITDEGLFTRQEKFIEEPVKRWLLHDDDAIVVGPNRRQPWRLKGMFGASATSFGAVGEHYIQSTGSGALMAGGSWINTGEGGVADVHLATGVDVVSQIGPGMFGFRDDTGKFSIEEFKRKAAVPNIKAFELKFHQGAKIRGGHLEGSKVTERVAAARLVPVGKTVNSPNRFEFLTNAEEAIRFVGSLQEAGGKPVGIKIVVGDPKRLEPLFEAMLALDTYPDFITVDGSEGGSGATFKAMADGMGLPLYAALVILDDTARKFGIRDRIRIFASGKLITPDKVAIALALGADCVNSARGFMMANGCIMAMQCHTGKCPTGITTTDSKYQAALAPEEKQWRVMNYILQLREGLFSLAAACGLDSPRGFRREHVVFTNESGQTTRMVDLFPYPEAK; encoded by the coding sequence ATGGTGACTACAATTCTGGTTTCCGCCCTGCTCATTATTATCGTGCTGCCCATCGTTATTTTCTTCGGCTACATGTACTCCCTATCTAAGAAAGCGAAGCACTCCATTCTCCGCTCCCATCCTTTTCTCGGATGGATGCGCTACTTGCTCGAGAAGGTTGGCCCGGAATTCCGTCAATATTGGTTCGACAGCGATACGGAAGGCAAGCCATTCTCCCGCGCGGACTTCGTAGGCCTTGTCTATGCGGCCAAATACCGGACTGACCTGATTTCCTTCGGTGGACGTCGCGATTATGAGAAGCCCGGCTTCTATATTTCCAATGCGATGTTCCCGAAGCTGACGAGCGAGCTGAAGGTGGACAATAACGAACTCGTGCAAGGGAAGAAGTATGTCATTACAGACGAGGGCTTGTTCACTCGCCAAGAGAAGTTCATCGAGGAACCGGTAAAACGTTGGCTGCTCCATGACGACGATGCCATTGTTGTCGGCCCTAACCGTAGACAGCCGTGGCGGCTCAAAGGGATGTTCGGCGCGTCAGCAACCTCCTTCGGTGCGGTCGGCGAGCATTATATTCAGTCCACAGGCAGCGGTGCCCTCATGGCGGGCGGTTCCTGGATCAACACAGGAGAAGGCGGCGTCGCGGATGTGCATCTCGCTACCGGCGTCGACGTTGTCTCGCAGATCGGCCCCGGCATGTTCGGCTTCCGCGATGATACGGGTAAGTTCTCCATCGAGGAATTCAAGCGCAAAGCAGCAGTGCCGAATATCAAAGCGTTCGAGCTCAAATTCCATCAAGGGGCAAAAATCCGCGGAGGTCATCTCGAAGGCTCCAAGGTAACCGAAAGGGTCGCAGCAGCCCGCCTCGTTCCGGTCGGCAAGACGGTCAACTCCCCGAACCGGTTCGAGTTTCTGACGAATGCGGAAGAAGCGATTCGCTTCGTCGGCTCGCTTCAGGAGGCAGGCGGCAAGCCCGTCGGCATCAAAATCGTCGTCGGCGATCCGAAGCGCCTTGAGCCATTGTTCGAAGCGATGCTGGCGCTTGATACGTACCCCGATTTCATAACGGTGGACGGCTCGGAGGGCGGCTCCGGCGCGACGTTCAAAGCGATGGCGGACGGCATGGGGCTGCCGCTCTATGCGGCGCTCGTCATCCTTGACGATACGGCGCGCAAATTCGGCATTCGTGACCGCATCCGAATCTTCGCCTCCGGCAAGCTCATCACGCCGGATAAAGTAGCGATTGCCCTCGCCCTTGGCGCGGACTGCGTCAACTCCGCGCGCGGCTTCATGATGGCGAACGGCTGCATCATGGCCATGCAATGCCATACGGGCAAATGTCCGACTGGCATTACGACGACGGACTCCAAATACCAGGCTGCGCTCGCTCCGGAAGAGAAGCAGTGGCGAGTGATGAACTATATTTTGCAGCTGCGGGAAGGGCTGTTCTCCCTGGCTGCCGCTTGCGGGCTGGATAGTCCGCGCGGCTTCAGGCGCGAGCATGTCGTGTTTACGAACGAGAGCGGACAAACGACGCGCATGGTCGATCTGTTCCCTTATCCCGAAGCAAAATAA
- a CDS encoding YceI family protein: protein MSVSKWVVDASHSSVDFTIRHMMIAKVKGTFHNFSAEIEANPEDLTTASIAFSVELSSIDTRNADRDNHLRTGDFFNIEQYPTLTFNATKIVRTGDGEYDVTGDLTLLGLTRSETLEVTYEGSGKDPWGNEKAGFSAKGAIKRSDYGLTYNAALETGGVLIGDEVKISIEIEAGKQA, encoded by the coding sequence ATGTCCGTATCCAAATGGGTTGTAGACGCATCGCACAGTTCTGTAGATTTTACTATTCGTCACATGATGATTGCCAAAGTAAAAGGCACGTTCCACAATTTCAGCGCTGAAATCGAAGCGAATCCAGAAGATCTGACAACGGCGAGCATTGCGTTCTCCGTCGAGCTGAGCAGCATCGACACTCGCAACGCAGACCGCGATAATCACCTTCGCACAGGCGATTTCTTCAACATCGAGCAATACCCGACCCTGACGTTCAACGCGACGAAGATCGTTCGCACAGGCGATGGCGAATATGATGTTACTGGCGATCTGACTCTGCTCGGCCTAACTCGCAGCGAGACACTCGAAGTGACTTACGAAGGCAGCGGCAAAGACCCTTGGGGCAACGAGAAAGCCGGCTTCAGTGCGAAAGGCGCAATCAAACGCAGCGACTACGGCTTAACGTACAACGCAGCGCTTGAAACAGGCGGCGTTCTGATCGGCGACGAAGTGAAAATCTCGATCGAGATTGAAGCAGGCAAGCAAGCTTAA